CTTCgatgtttcaaacctcaggccagagtataatgtgtataaggctgtgtacgctctggcatatgctcttgatgacatgctgcagtgtgagccagggagaggacctttcagcaacaacagctgtgctcatttacaaagactggagccatggcaggtgagatatcagtttactaatggtttgtatttttaatttggaGTGCGAAGTGTGAAGAAATAATACAACTAATCcttcttttattattctttacaaagagaaaactgaaatattatttttaaatgtagacaCTGATTTAACTTAATATAATAgtgaccattttcattttcagtttgttttgtccCTAATCTGGATTTTCATAGATTATGCATTACTTGCAAAAAGTCAACTTTACCACATCATTTGGTGatgaagtgtcatttgatgagaatggtgatgccttaccaatatatgacatcatgaactgggtgtggctccctgatggaagaacaaaagttcagagagtgggtgaggtcaagaggtcagccttcaaaggtgaagaactcacactggatgaagacaaaatcttctggaactttgaatccaaacaggtaacATCTTACTTTTTATACTATGATTTATTTGCCTTCATTTTATGTTACTCTAACAGATACTGgtgtttctccacacagcctcctcggtcagtgtgcagtgagagttgtcctccaggtactCGCATAGttagaaagaagggggaacctgagtgttgttttgactgtgtgccttgttctgagggaaagatcagcaatactactggtgagtgtaaacctttaaacatgtattttatcccgttgcctctttttttctcagactccatgtaaTGCACCACATGTGATGTGGTGGATGCTCAGTTAAAGAGGACATATTATactcatattaatattaaggGTTTTACTTTTAACCACAACTTAAAGTATACATGTTCAAATGTTCAGAAAACATTTTAGTGTACTCAAATTGTTCAATAACTCTTTTCACCCAGTCTGACAAAGGCAGAGCTTGCATTGGTGTCTCATTATAATTATTGACTGATAAACAACCTACCGTCAGTATACCTGGCCCAGTAGCTATGGCGGCAACTACGATCAGGGCCAGCTGCTTCCAGgcacaaacaacagcagcattttAAACAAGTGACCCACCTCCTATCTAACAAATGCTCAGTATTTTTGAGATTGTCATAATTCTTAAAATGATCACCTAAAACAAATCCAGAAATGATAAAACATACTCACAGGCTGTGGTCCCAAATCCCCTGTATTTCCTGATAGgccaaacacatttttggtgAATAAATGCTGAAAAAATTCAGCAGCAAACTACAAGCTGTTGATGAAGCAGTGTTTGGTGAATTGACATGAACACAGGAACAGGTTGGCATTGTATTGTTGAGAAatgctttaacaaaaaaaaaataaaaaatggaacaACTGCCGTTATTTGGCAGTGATTAAAGAGAGGCCTTGCATTTAATGACACGTTTCCGCTACATAAACGCTGTGATTTATACCCAAACTCTTCTGAGCCTGCCTCCACTCAGTCTGTGGCATGTATGGTGACTAGTCCAGATGGGTAATATCCTTCTGTAAGTCCATCAATGTGTCACAATCACACTGAAATATCAGTCTGAAAtctaacagtttttttttttggaagaaattTGTGAGTGGTCTTTGCAgcacattttgtgatttttaacaTGGAAAACCTTCTGAACAAAAACTATATAAAGCAAGTATAGAAaagtaaaatactgtaaaaggATTACATGTCCTCTTCTGTTCTCAGACTCCTTGGAGTGTACCAactgtccagaagatttctggtccagcccccagcgtgaccactgtgttccgaagaaaacagagttcctctcctaccatgagcctctgggtatctgcttaaCAACCatctcactgttgggcacatttatctgtgttcttgttctgggcatcttcatccatcatcacagcacacctatagttcgtgccaacaattcagaactcagttttcttctcttggtgtcactaaaattgtgtttcttgtgttcattgctcttcattggacgacccagattatggacttgtcaactaagacatgcagcatttggcatcagctttgtgctttgtgtctcgtgtatcctggtgaaaaccatggtggttctggctgtgttcagggcttCCAgaccaggaggtgagtccagtctcaagtggtttggtgctgtgcagcagagagggacagttctggttctgacttctgttcaagcagcaatctgcactgtctggcttgtctctgcttcaccaatgcctcataaaaacacccagtatcacagtgacaagatagtttatgagtgtatAGTTGGTTCCAcggttggttttgcagttttacttggttatattggtttactggctgtcctcagtttttttttagcttttctagcaaggaatcttccagacagtttcaatgaggccaaactcatcactttcagcatgctgatattctgtgcagtgtgggtggcctttgtccctgcttacatcagctcaccaggcaaatatgcagatgcagtggaggtatttgccatcctggcctccagttttggcctcttggtggcactgtttggaccaaaatgttacataatcctgttgagaccagagagaaacacaaagaaagccatcatgggtcgaAGCATTGGATCATAAACGCTGCAACGTCAATTCTAGCTACATTTTACTTACAAAATACAAGTAgaataatgttttaataaacaaattaatataATTTCACAAGAAAAAGGGTTGAATTATGTTATGTCTGATATAATATATTGATCCTTATAATTTagttacctttttatttttatcaattaACAAATACAGACAACTTTTTTATTATCACTTTAACATGATCAAATCTCATCTTCCCCAACTGACAAACTATTCAGATTCAGACTATTCAGTCTCTCCCTCCTCAACAGGAACATGTGAAATGGGTGTAGGATTTaatgtgtgtagaaaatgattTTGCAGTCAGTCTGTTCGTGGATGTATGGAACAGCTCTTTATTTGGTGGATATAGTGaagagctcattatttggcagtcactcTATTGGGTATGGAACAGTTCACTGTTTAGGAATCCCTTTCTTGATGAATGAACAACTCACTATTTGGCACTgtcagtctgttgctgaatttattgaacagctcactatttgacAGTTGTCAGTTTGTGAATTTGTCAGTCGAATTTGTCAGCACATTATTTTGGTGATGGTGGAGGTAtggaacagctcactatttggcagtcagccCGTTGATGGAAGTTAAGAAAAGCTCATTTGTTGGCACGGTTCCATTACACATCTATGTAAAACATTCAATGTAATCAACATGTGTTGTACCTCAAATTGTGTTCATACAATGGACAAATGCTAAATTGATGTATACTGATCCTCTGCTTCATTACAGTTAAGTATCGAAGTAAATGTGGTCGTAACTGGTGAAGAACAAAGTACCATTAAagtgaaatattcacatgtactgtatgtaatacTTACCATCATCCCGGTGGGGcatatgtattttgttttgccATCACTAAAATGATTGTGCCATTGACAGCAAATATGGTTGGCCTGAATTACCATCGGAGGCAAGcagtcttttttgtcaaagttaaCAACCTGAAACACAAAGAACATAGTACCAACAGCATGAATAATCTTAATATTACTTAGCTTATaaaagttttcaaaaataaGGACGGGAATTGATCATTTAGTTGAAATGGCTTTGCACACTGGACTTGTTAAAAATACACTGGACAAAAGTGCAAATAATTTGTATGCACATTTTGACTGACCTTCCCATGCACATCAAGCACGATgtgaagaaacaaataaataatgaggACAGGGGGATAAAAATCATCATTGAGTGATGACgaaaaagaagaaagggaaaataaatatgttggTACATACATCCGATAGTAAAGAGGAGTATAGTGCATTGGGAGTTTTATTGTTTGATTATACACAAGCTTGAATACAATATGTTAATGTTACTTTATGTTGTTCACCActgtagtatattcaattttgAGCAGCAAACAACAGTGCAATAGGCTAGGACACAATACACTTTCATGACGCCCTTAGCAGTATATTAGCAAGTTCGCATCTAGGGGCTTTAGCAATTGCATGAGCAAAATGAGTAGTTTAAACAAGGACGTTTGCATATTTTAAGCTCGATATACACCTGAGGTTGCATAAACCGagaattatataattatataatgcTGGCAACACATTGAACATCTAATTGCTGGAGTGTTTTACAGAATAAAGACGAGTAGAGCAGGTGAACGTAAAATAACAGACAGAGCAATAAGGACGAAACGAGAAAAagtttttatactgtttatttcGAGTGTTGGCACTGtatgatttacatttttaataaacgGTGTCAATAATTATCTGAGTTAAGGCTTTTTATTTAGTAATTTCTATAATGAAACATCAAAGGAAAACATTAATAAACCTTTCTGCAATGTCATTTAGTACAACTTGGTATTAGGTGGGATTTATTTTGGGCCCTGCCCCTACAGCTTCACGTCCTCCTCTGCACTGATGGGTGGTGTTACAAGATTAATCAACGTTGGCACAATCAATAAAATGTGGTGATATTGTGAAAAGACTGCACTCAGAAAAGGAGATGAGCCAGAGGAAAGTCATGACGGCATTTTTAGACACCAGCCTCATCTTCCTAATATTGTAtttctgcttttcctctgctgtgtcctcctctctttattcctcctcttgtcagtttCAGGAACAGTTTCAtctaaatgggatgcacaaaactggagatcTGATTCTCGGTGGGATTTTCCAAATTAATATCTTTTCAGCTGATCCTGACCTGTCTTTCACCACAGAGCCGCAACAGCCTCACTGCTCCGGGTCAGTCTGTGAGGGAAACAACACATAGCTGATAAAAGCAAAGTCTATAAGTAGATTGTGCTTTTATATGGTTATgttaaatatttacagtgtgAATATATGCTATTTTTAATCATGACATGAACTATTCATCTGACTGAATTCATAATTTGTAGTTGAGAAACATGTAGCTATTACTTGatattttttagtattttttagtagtaaacacttgtgtgtgttatgttgttAGTTTTGATATTATAGGATTCAGAAaggctcagaccatggcctttgctattgatgagatcaacagaaactccaacctgctgcctaatgtgactctgggatacagtctgtgtGATAACTGTCTTCAACTAAGAATTGGATTTCGTGCAGCAATgtccttagtcagtggtcaagaagagcaagttacattagaggagaactgtgtaggaactcctccagtcctagggattgtggCTGATCATACCTCTACAACCACTATTGCCATATCCACGgtcttaggtttgtacagagtgcctctggtaagttttTGTTATTCAATTAAGAAATGgtgatttaattcaatttaattggTCATTGACTGTGaaagcattttaaaaaatcagcaaaaggttttgtttgttttttagaatatatggtctgtgtgttttgcaggtgagttattatGCCACGTGTTCTTGCCTGAGTGACAGACAAAAattcccatctttctttaggacgatcccaAACGAtacttttcaggtgaaaatctttaaatatgtattgaataaatcataataatatcaAATATTGTGTGTGTCACTAATCATCTTATGATCCCCATTTACGGAGTTGTGGTGTCGGATATACATCACTTAAAGCAGAATTTCTAGtgaaagatgattccagcctgtgcactaatccctctgctctgtgtccacacaggtgaatgctatgatccAGAtactaaaacactttggttggacttgggcaggtctgctcatcagcaGTAAGGATTATGGAGTCtacgctgcccgatcctttcactctgatctgggtccagctggtggaggttgtctggcttacacagagattttgccctgggGTGACGACCCTGCCGAGataaggagaatagtggatgtgatgaggaaatctacagctcgagtggtgattgtgaTTGCACATCAGATCCACATGATCCAACTAATGAAAGAGGTATCTGCCTTGAATACTCTGCTTCTTTGATGTTTCTTAATTAAGCTACAAATGTAAAGGGAACGTTCAAGTGATCATTTTGTGTAAAGACAAACATAAGCAACAGAAACACTAAGCTAGTATCAAATCATCCACATACAACTCAGTCCCCTGTTATTCGCCATTTATGGGGATGCCTTTCATAATGTCAATCTGCCATTATCGTGTTTtagtcaggcttgtgttttagAAACCTCGCTGACACaggactcgtaccgaacaaaaggggattttatttggttacaagtcaggcatcagaccaagcttctgcagcagctcgggagaatgatcctgccgaatctccgaacaattctgcccgCATAAGAGCAGGGccatgcttttaaaggttctgtGACATTATCCTATACCTCACATTTGACCATTTTAGGTATTCTATCTTAATATAGAAGCTACCTGGTGTTAGACAGAGAAGACCTGTCTCCTGTTTGTCCAGGTGCCTTgtccctgaaaaacaaacatagttGCTAAAACTATATTGGTATACATTCTCTGTGCTGACCAGATCCCAAACAAGGCAGTGTCCAGGCCTGACCTGTCGACCTCTGCTGTGAACCTGTTGTAAACTGTCAgataattacctttttttttttctggggtgTTGGACAATTGTTCTAATATCTTTAatatggaaaacacattttgcaaGAATCTAAACCACCAGCTCACAGAGTCTAAAGCTTTCTCTATGTCTGCTCTAACAATAGAGATTGTATTTTATGTCCATATATGTGATTCATTATGTGCAGCTAATATGCAATGTTCGTGTAGGTTTGGTCTGGTTGGTATGAGGATCATCTTCCACCCCCTGAGCAATGACTGTAGTCATTATTGAGAAGTGAAACTGATCTGAATGAGCCACATTCCAATCTgtcttaataataaaacaagaataatgtcttattattatgcCTGTAAtttgttgtaatattttgataggcttgtttgcagcgattaggacgtttttaaccgtgaaaacaagttaatatatgtaagtagatctccataactaacatatatgtgtgatacaagcattcgatgtcacctttaaagctTTTGTTCGGAGGGTTTTACAGTAAGACGGCATACCAAGACAATTTACATTTTTCCTTTATCTATAATACTGTGTAAAATACAGATTTGTTGATTAAATCAACTGTGGATCGTAGAATACACTTTACTGGTATGAAAGTATGAATTAATATACTTATAATGCAatgtacaggtggtgaggcagaatgtgagaggcctgcagtggattgtCGGTGTAGGCTGGACAACAGCTTCTGCActccagactcctcacctcatgccttacctgggtggaacactgggcatctccgttcgtcgaggagaaataccaggactcggtgacttcctgttacaaatacgtcctgatCACAACACCTTCGGTGAAAACAAGATGGTGAGAATTTCCTTCAGCTTTGGTATTTGTAAGACAAATATATTTGAAATGATTACAAAATTAACTACAttgcaggtgaatcagttttgggaacacacatttcagtgtagatttgcaccacctccagcaggttgggtggaagctggaggagaattatgcactggacaggaagttatagagaatgtggagaccGACTTCTTTGATGTTTCAAACCTCATggcagagtataatgtgtataaggctgtgtacgctttggcatatgctcttgatgacatgctgcagtgtgagccagggagaggacctttcagcaacaacacctgtgctgatttacaaagactggaacCATGGCAGGTGtgatatcagtttacactcaaATCTTAATTTGACATAATCCTTTGTATTTTTTGGGGTGAGTGAAGTCTAAagaaattattatatatataaactctAACCATGGTGAAATTATCTGTATAgaaatcattacattttaatgccTGAATATAAACACTTTACTCAATCATTAGTTTATGTTGAGTGTACTTAACTTAGGTTTGCGTTTGAAAGAGGACATATTATACTAACATAATTTGTGGACACAAAAAAGAGGGACTAGTGAAcaggttttctttttactttcaaTTTAGATCACTACTTTATGCATTCACGTCAGAAATTATTTTAGTTTACACAAACAATTTATTGCTTTAGGGTCTATTTTCACCCTCTATAACAATTGCCTGTTCAGACCCCCACAGGTGCCTGGTTCTGTTTTAGccggctgccaaaaacaacagtgaTAACAAACATGTGATTCACACGCCGTCTTTAACTTACAGTCCGACAGTGAACTGGAAGAAGCCTTTAGCAGTGATATTGTCAAACTCTGTGAGGGGATACAGTCAGAAGTAAACAAGATAAAAAACTGGCTTCATTTAGTGCATATTTGTAGGGCTGGCAGATTACAATCAACAACGGATTCCATTTAAAACCCTCCTGCTTCCTCCATATCCCACAGCCAGGGGGAACagtgtcattcttttttttttttaacctgtcctgtccagtacccaggacatgtaatatgattgactgcatgccttttgGTGTCGGACAGGTTTGATATGTG
This Solea solea chromosome 3, fSolSol10.1, whole genome shotgun sequence DNA region includes the following protein-coding sequences:
- the LOC131456051 gene encoding extracellular calcium-sensing receptor-like codes for the protein MHKKEDVILGGLFTVNFISTYADLSFTSEPQKPDCYGFHVIGFRQAQTMAFAIDEINKNSNLLPNVTLGYSLYDNCNQLGIGFRGALSLVSGQEEEVTLEENCVGTPPVLGIVGDSSSTRTIAVSAIIGLYRVPLVSYFATCSCLSDRQKFPSFFRTIPSDAFQVNAMIQILKHFGWTWAGLLISDDDYGVHAARSFHSDLGPAGGGCLAYTEILPWGDNPAELRRIVYVMRKSTARVVIVFAHQIHMIQLMEEVVRQNVTGLQWMASEGWSSAAVLQTPHIMSYLGGTLGISIRQGEIPGLRDFLLKIRPDLHHNNTDGNSMVNQFWEHTFQCRFAPTPAGWVEAGGELCTGQEVIENVETEFFDVSNLRPEYNVYKAVYALAYALDDMLQCEPGRGPFSNNSCAHLQRLEPWQIMHYLQKVNFTTSFGDEVSFDENGDALPIYDIMNWVWLPDGRTKVQRVGEVKRSAFKGEELTLDEDKIFWNFESKQPPRSVCSESCPPGTRIVRKKGEPECCFDCVPCSEGKISNTTDSLECTNCPEDFWSSPQRDHCVPKKTEFLSYHEPLGICLTTISLLGTFICVLVLGIFIHHHSTPIVRANNSELSFLLLVSLKLCFLCSLLFIGRPRLWTCQLRHAAFGISFVLCVSCILVKTMVVLAVFRASRPGGESSLKWFGAVQQRGTVLVLTSVQAAICTVWLVSASPMPHKNTQYHSDKIVYECIVGSTVGFAVLLGYIGLLAVLSFFLAFLARNLPDSFNEAKLITFSMLIFCAVWVAFVPAYISSPGKYADAVEVFAILASSFGLLVALFGPKCYIILLRPERNTKKAIMGRSIGS